Proteins from a single region of Brevinematia bacterium:
- a CDS encoding isoprenylcysteine carboxylmethyltransferase family protein — translation KAIRLVKEGPYAYIRHPIYMGYILLFISAFLITGWWLFSLLGELIMLSLVIWRLPIEEKMLEERFGSEYVEYKSKVKMFIPFIL, via the coding sequence AAGGCAATAAGACTAGTCAAAGAAGGCCCTTATGCATACATAAGACATCCAATATACATGGGGTATATACTGCTTTTCATATCGGCGTTTCTCATAACAGGATGGTGGTTATTCTCTCTGTTAGGAGAATTAATCATGCTATCTCTAGTTATATGGAGACTACCTATTGAAGAAAAAATGCTGGAAGAAAGATTTGGTTCCGAGTATGTAGAATATAAAAGTAAAGTCAAAATGTTCATACCATTTATACTCTAG